In one Methylobacterium sp. SyP6R genomic region, the following are encoded:
- a CDS encoding lysophospholipid acyltransferase family protein, translating into MSVVTRIARSRAAQESLGFLGASYLKLVRRTNRFSLDPPDAYEWLTPLRPFIAAMWHGQHLMVPFVRRPQDRVATMVSRSVDGGVNTAVLERFGVRVMRGSGARRASDVWAKGGVQALRGCLKALEDGESVAFSADVPKVSRRCGEGIVMLARLSGRPVVPTAVVTSRYLQFDSWDRASLGLPFGRGVMAFGEPIAIARDLDADGVEAARLRIETDLNAVHARAFAQVGRVDPVHTRKGAPAR; encoded by the coding sequence ATGAGCGTCGTCACCCGCATCGCCCGCAGCCGGGCGGCCCAGGAGAGCCTCGGCTTCCTCGGCGCGAGCTACCTGAAGCTGGTGCGGCGCACGAACCGCTTCAGCCTCGATCCGCCCGACGCCTACGAGTGGCTGACGCCGCTGCGGCCCTTCATCGCCGCCATGTGGCACGGCCAGCACCTCATGGTGCCGTTCGTCCGCCGGCCGCAGGACCGGGTCGCCACCATGGTGTCGCGCTCCGTCGATGGCGGTGTGAACACCGCGGTGCTCGAGCGCTTCGGGGTCAGGGTCATGCGCGGCTCGGGCGCGCGACGCGCCAGCGACGTTTGGGCGAAGGGCGGGGTCCAGGCCCTGCGCGGCTGCCTCAAGGCGCTGGAAGACGGTGAATCGGTCGCCTTCAGCGCCGACGTGCCGAAGGTGTCGCGGCGCTGCGGCGAGGGCATCGTGATGCTGGCGCGGCTCTCCGGCCGCCCCGTCGTGCCGACCGCCGTGGTGACGAGCCGCTACCTGCAGTTCGACAGTTGGGACCGGGCGAGCCTCGGCCTGCCCTTCGGCCGCGGCGTGATGGCCTTCGGCGAGCCGATCGCGATCGCCCGCGACCTCGACGCGGACGGCGTCGAGGCGGCGCGCCTGCGCATCGAGACCGACCTCAACGCCGTCCATGCCCGCGCCTTCGCGCAGGTCGGCCGGGTCGACCCGGTGCATACCCGAAAAGGGGCGCCGGCCCGATGA